A part of Ziziphus jujuba cultivar Dongzao chromosome 8, ASM3175591v1 genomic DNA contains:
- the LOC107413382 gene encoding zinc finger CCCH domain-containing protein 5, protein MAEEITGKEKEEKNQSETEGLGMESGTCTMSRKEKRKALKKMKRKQIRKDMAVKEREEEEVKLNDPQEQMKIELMEREEAERAERERKEFEEREKAWLEAMELRKKKMIEEEEEEERRRKAFDEELRRQQAENATNGDEDDDWEYVEEGPAEIIWQGNEIIVKKKKVRVPKKSKDQQSRNEDADRPTSNPLPPQSEAFADYKNGLVSAQHAIENVAQQLPNFGTEQDKAHCPFHLKTGACRFGQRCSRVHFYPDKACTILIKNMYNGPGLAWEQDEGLEYTDEEIERSYEEFYEDVHTEFLKFGEIVNFKGNESNLYQVCRNGSFHLRGNVYIQYKCLDSAVLAYHSINGRYFAGKQVICEFVNLTRWKVAICGEYMKSRFKTCSHGTACNFIHCFRNPGGDYEWADGDKPPPKYWVQRMVALFGYSEDSVYDREKSQENFGKMSAAEAGRYRSRRSRSREMDSTNYGTSRRRNDNENYVRSNRQSCKSDYKEQNKNDGLCKQSMNSKDDHYRKRKNHDMDIDGEMFDNVRDTDRDEYHVCARNSSRWQGRNSKNRSFETDSDGGWSDVDEVRDRNRDHARQSPKYSRIARYLDDYGEHENRNDEVDSHSDEGRGESYHDRTRKSSRRCRKVEYPASYGDKANRDHGAEGGWSRMDSDDDAHRRRSKRTRDDDADRHHSKRRKSSVQSSKVSKFSDEHGDSKDRILGTDFGDDWLDKSTERHHSHTRGFPKEGSDISEDQVEPTRRIKAERRHMSVEISKADPSNENFRSDWSCEPSSSDQYDMRDSPHDLDFRHNSEVKFDKQDRWESEQCAGDVYSKSRGKFTSFNGSVHYSGRERSYDCDSERYHHDKLDLEDRWNSEEVASKKSSNLDSSSKRSSKIDRARRSKSRSQSGHNRCSDNEGDSSQDNKDSEKNC, encoded by the exons ATGGCTGAGGAAATTACAGGaaaagagaaggaagagaagaaTCAATCGGAAACCGAGGGTTTAGGTATGGAGAGTGGCACTTGTACGATGAGcaggaaggagaagagaaaggccttgaagaagatgaagaggaagCAGATAAGGAAAGACATGGCCGTAAAAGAACGAGAGGAAGAAGAGGTCAAGCTTAACGATCCACAGGAGCAGATGAAGATCGAATTGATGGAGCGAGAAGAAGCCGAGAGGGCCGAGAGGGAGAGGAAGGAGTTCGAAGAGCGAGAGAAGGCTTGGCTCGAAGCCATGGAActgagaaagaagaagatgatcgaagaagaagaagaagaggagcgGCGAAGGAAGGCTTTCGATGAAGAGTTACGGAGGCAACAG GCTGAAAATGCAACCAATGGTGACGAGGATGATGATTGGGAGTATGTTGAAGAAGGGCCTGCTGAGATTATCTGGCAAGGAAATGAGATTATTgtcaagaagaagaaggttaGGGTTCCAAAAAAGAGTAAAGACCAACAAAGCAGAAACGAG GATGCTGATAGGCCTACATCAAATCCTCTTCCTCCACAATCTGAAGCTTTTGCAGATTATAAAAATGGCTTGGTATCTGCTCAGCACGCGATTGAGAATGTTGCTCAACAATTACCAAATTTTGGAACTGAACAG GATAAAGCTCATTGCCCTTTCCATTTGAAAACTGGTGCTTGTCGGTTTGGTCAGCGTTGCAGTAGAGTTCATTTCTACCCTGATAAAGCATGTACAATACTTATCAAGAACATGTACAATGGTCCAGGCCTTGCTTGGGAGCAGGATGAGGGGCTTGAG TATACTGATGAGGAGATTGAACGCAGTTATGAAGAATTTTATGAGGATGTGCATACAGAGTTCTTGAAATTTGGGGAAATTGTGAATTTCAAG GGTAATGAATCTAATCTGTATCAGGTGTGTAGAAATGGATCCTTCCACTTGCGGGGAAATGTGTACATCCAGTACAAATGTTTGGATTCAGCTGTGCTTGCATATCATTCTATCAATGGTCGTTACTTTGCTGGGAAGCAG GTAATTTGTGAATTTGTCAATTTGACCAGATGGAAGGTTGCCATTTGTGGGGAGTATATGAAGTCAAGGTTCAAA ACATGTTCCCATGGAACTGCTTGCAATTTCATTCACTGCTTCCGTAATCCTGGCGGGGACTATGAATGGGCTGATGGTGACAAACCACCACCAAAGTATTGGGTGCAAAGGATGGTTGCTTTATTTGGTTATTCTGAAGATTCTGTGTATGATAGAGAGAAGTcacaagaaaattttggcaaGATGTCGGCGGCAGAGGCAGGCAG GTATCGTTCAAGAAGATCTAGATCCAGAGAGATGGATTCCACAAATTATGGTACTTCTCGTAGAAGAAATGACAATGAAAATTATGTTCGTTCGAACCGCCAGAGCTGCAAAAGTGATTATAAAGAGCAGAACAAAAATGACGGCTTATGCAAACAGAGTATGAACTCAAAAGATGATCATTATAGGAAGAGAAAAAACCATGATATGGATATTGATGGAGAAATGTTTGATAATGTTAGAGATACAGACAGAGATGAGTATCATGTTTGCGCAAGGAATAGTTCAAGATGGCAGGGCAGGAACAGCAAAAACAGATCTTTTGAAACTGATTCTGATGGAGGTTGGTCGGATGTGGATGAAGTTAGAGATAGAAACCGTGATCATGCTAGGCAAAGCCCAAAATATAGTAGGATAGCAAGATATCTTGATGATTATGGAGAACATGAGAACAGAAATGATGAAGTTGACAGTCATTCGGATGAGGGCAGGGGAGAGTCATACCATGACAGAACAAGAAAAAGTTCAAGACGCTGCAGAAAAGTTGAATATCCTGCTAGTTATGGGGACAAGGCGAATAGGGATCATGGTGCTGAAGGAGGCTGGTCACGTATGGACAGTGATGATGATGCTCATAGGCGCCGTAGTAAGAGGACCAGGGATGATGATGCTGATAGGCACCATAGTAAAAGGAGGAAAAGCTCAGTACAGTCCAGCAAAGTTTCCAAGTTCTCTGATGAACATGGGGACAGCAAAGACAGGATTCTTGGTACTGATTTTGGTGATGACTGGTTGGACAAGAGTACAGAAAGACATCATAGTCACACAAGGGGATTCCCAAAAGAAGGGTCAGATATCTCAGAAGATCAGGTGGAACCTACCAGAAGGATTAAAGCTGAGCGGCGTCATATGAGTGTAGAGATTAGCAAAGCAGATCCTTCTAATGAGAACTTTAGATCAGATTGGAGTTGTGAGCCCAGCAGTTCAGATCAATATGATATGAGAGACAGCCCACATGATCTTGATTTCAGACACAACTCTGAggtaaaatttgataaacaagaTCGGTGGGAATCTGAACAATGTGCTGGTGATGTGTACTCTAAATCTAGAGGGAAGTTTACTAGTTTTAACGGTTCGGTTCATTACAGTGGAAGAGAGAGATCATATGATTGTGACTCAGAGCGCTACCATCATGATAAACTTGACCTTGAAGACCGCTGGAATTCTGAAGAAGTTGCTTCAAAAAAGTCTAGTAATTTGGATTCCTCTAGTAAGCGATCTTCCAAGATTGATAGAGCAAGAAGATCAAAAAGTAGAAGCCAATCAGGCCATAATAGATGCTCGGATAATGAGGGAGATTCATCCCAAGACAACAAAGATTCTGAAAAGAATTGTTAG